A region of Burkholderiales bacterium JOSHI_001 DNA encodes the following proteins:
- a CDS encoding yecA family protein (PFAM: Uncharacterised protein family (UPF0149); SEC-C motif~TIGRFAM: yecA family protein): MSEPDPTVPDADDDAEHPLDAQQEAFIALCDQLGGFDDAISTEWADGFITGVLAGPRAVAVEEWLPKMAGDAFDRAFGDPTSRNEALAVLREHARVLAMQLDPEALLDEPDALRLTPLVATWSDADRAELVERGVISADEAADALVDGLTWAEGFLDAVQAFAADWPEPVPDTEAGAWFHGCLNQITALTMNRADLAAFVAREHPGEDVSREQLMDEAFFAAQDLRCYWVEHQPKPATRRVEATPGRNDLCPCGSGRKYKKCHGSN; encoded by the coding sequence GTGAGCGAGCCCGACCCCACCGTCCCGGACGCCGATGACGACGCCGAGCACCCGCTGGACGCGCAGCAAGAGGCCTTCATCGCGCTGTGCGACCAGCTGGGCGGCTTCGACGACGCCATCAGCACCGAGTGGGCCGACGGCTTCATCACCGGCGTGCTGGCCGGGCCGCGTGCCGTGGCTGTGGAAGAGTGGCTGCCCAAGATGGCGGGTGACGCTTTCGACCGTGCCTTCGGCGACCCGACTTCACGCAACGAAGCCCTGGCGGTGCTGCGCGAGCATGCCCGCGTGCTGGCCATGCAACTGGACCCCGAAGCCCTGCTGGACGAGCCCGACGCGCTGCGCCTGACGCCCCTGGTGGCCACCTGGAGCGACGCCGACCGGGCTGAACTGGTGGAGCGCGGCGTCATCAGCGCCGATGAAGCCGCCGACGCGCTGGTGGACGGCCTGACCTGGGCCGAAGGTTTCCTGGACGCGGTGCAAGCCTTCGCGGCCGACTGGCCCGAGCCGGTGCCGGACACCGAGGCCGGCGCCTGGTTCCACGGCTGCCTGAACCAGATCACCGCGCTGACCATGAACCGCGCCGACCTGGCCGCCTTCGTGGCGCGAGAACACCCGGGCGAAGATGTCAGCCGTGAACAACTGATGGACGAAGCCTTCTTCGCCGCCCAGGACCTGCGCTGCTACTGGGTGGAGCACCAGCCCAAGCCCGCCACGCGGCGCGTGGAAGCCACGCCCGGGCGCAACGACCTGTGCCCCTGCGGCAGTGGGCGCAAGTACAAGAAGTGCCATGGATCGAACTGA
- a CDS encoding transglutaminase-like enzyme, predicted cysteine protease (PFAM: Transglutaminase-like superfamily), with the protein MKQIDRREWLLGLGALGLGLAAPGLRAQERSFAPQPGAWREFEMTTRVEVKNPTGASRVWVPLPSVNTDYQQSLDNSFGGNASSTKLVGDQHYGARMLMAEFAAGTASPVLEVTSRIRTQNRAVDWARKTPASEDSATLRAWMEPTDLMPTDGIVKQTAAEITKGQRSDLDKVRAIYDWVVVNTHREPKVRGCGVGDIKAMLETGNLSGKCADLNALFVGLCRASGVPARDVYGIRLVPSAFGYKELGGNPANLKGAQHCRAEAYLKDYGWVAMDPADVAKVMRQESTEWIKDPAHPLVAPVKKGLFGGWEGNWLAYNTAHDVALPGSSGPKLGFLMYPQCENGAGRYDSLDADGFKYTIQAREIKA; encoded by the coding sequence ATGAAGCAAATCGACCGACGTGAATGGCTGCTGGGCCTGGGGGCTCTGGGCCTGGGCTTGGCTGCACCCGGCCTGCGGGCGCAGGAACGCAGCTTCGCGCCCCAGCCCGGCGCCTGGCGCGAGTTCGAGATGACCACCCGCGTGGAGGTGAAAAACCCCACCGGCGCCAGCCGTGTGTGGGTGCCGCTGCCATCGGTCAACACCGACTACCAGCAGTCCCTGGACAACAGCTTCGGCGGCAATGCCAGCAGCACCAAGCTGGTGGGCGACCAGCACTACGGTGCGCGCATGCTGATGGCCGAGTTCGCCGCCGGCACCGCGTCCCCGGTGCTGGAGGTGACCAGCCGCATCCGCACCCAGAACCGCGCCGTGGACTGGGCCCGCAAGACACCGGCCAGCGAAGACAGCGCCACACTGCGGGCCTGGATGGAGCCCACCGACCTGATGCCCACCGACGGCATCGTGAAGCAGACCGCCGCCGAGATCACCAAAGGCCAGCGCAGCGACCTGGACAAGGTGCGCGCCATCTACGATTGGGTGGTGGTGAACACCCACCGTGAACCCAAGGTGCGTGGCTGCGGCGTGGGTGACATCAAGGCCATGCTGGAAACCGGTAACCTCAGCGGCAAGTGCGCCGACCTGAACGCGCTGTTCGTCGGCCTGTGCCGCGCGTCCGGTGTGCCGGCGCGCGATGTTTACGGCATTCGCCTGGTGCCCAGCGCCTTCGGCTACAAGGAACTCGGTGGCAACCCGGCCAACCTGAAGGGTGCGCAACACTGCCGCGCCGAGGCGTACCTGAAGGACTACGGCTGGGTGGCCATGGACCCGGCCGACGTCGCGAAGGTGATGCGCCAGGAAAGCACCGAATGGATCAAGGACCCCGCGCACCCGCTGGTGGCACCGGTGAAGAAGGGCCTGTTTGGCGGCTGGGAAGGCAACTGGCTGGCCTACAACACCGCGCACGACGTGGCCCTGCCCGGCAGCAGCGGCCCGAAGCTGGGCTTCCTGATGTACCCGCAGTGCGAGAACGGCGCCGGCCGCTACGATTCGCTGGATGCTGACGGATTCAAGTACACCATCCAGGCGCGCGAGATCAAGGCGTGA
- a CDS encoding thiol-disulfide isomerase-like thioredoxin (PFAM: Redoxin), with amino-acid sequence MTPSPSRVDASRRRWLLGLAAAAWAGTAGAQSVKAWPAQRGLPDLNLPLLGGGQFALKSQRGVPLLLNFWASWCEPCRDEMPSLELLAQRHAADGLQVLAVNYQEAERTVRRFVGDTGLSLPVALDLDGAATKAWTSRVFPSTVLVGRDGRPRLLVMGEADWSGPAARQWMDDLLKQRT; translated from the coding sequence ATGACACCAAGCCCCTCGCGCGTGGACGCATCCAGGCGCCGCTGGCTGCTGGGCCTGGCCGCTGCCGCTTGGGCTGGCACGGCCGGCGCACAAAGCGTGAAAGCCTGGCCCGCCCAGCGTGGCCTGCCGGACCTGAACCTGCCGCTGCTGGGGGGCGGGCAGTTCGCCCTGAAAAGCCAGCGCGGTGTGCCGCTGCTGCTGAACTTCTGGGCCAGCTGGTGCGAGCCCTGCCGCGACGAGATGCCTTCGCTGGAACTGCTGGCCCAGCGCCACGCCGCGGACGGCCTGCAGGTGCTGGCGGTCAACTACCAGGAGGCCGAGCGCACCGTGCGCCGCTTCGTTGGCGACACCGGCCTCAGCCTGCCTGTGGCGCTGGACCTGGACGGCGCCGCCACCAAGGCCTGGACCTCGCGGGTGTTCCCCAGCACCGTGCTGGTGGGTCGCGACGGCCGCCCGCGCCTGCTGGTGATGGGTGAAGCCGACTGGTCCGGCCCGGCCGCGCGCCAGTGGATGGACGATCTGCTGAAACAGCGGACCTGA
- a CDS encoding uncharacterized iron-regulated protein (PFAM: Protein of unknown function, DUF399): protein MPCLHRLHPRLTLALLALMGACATPIPLPPPPAGTRALVFGEQHDQPDHQQQVAQVVAQLAQQGRLAAVVLEMADRGRTTAALPRDATDAAVRDALAWTSWPWGVYADVVMGAVRAGVPVLGGNLPRASTRATMNDASLDDLIDATVRQHLVQAVRDGHCGQLPPAREPGMVRVQTARDDHMARTLEEAAAQAAPGQVVLLLTGMQHASRDRGVPWHLQRRGQLGAAEVHVVAFGPAVRNAGLAVDHAQPARRVERPDPCVGLGDKLLAPPAAASAAASAAR from the coding sequence ATGCCCTGCCTCCATCGACTGCACCCGCGCCTGACCCTGGCCCTGCTGGCCCTGATGGGCGCCTGCGCCACGCCCATCCCCCTGCCCCCGCCGCCGGCCGGCACGCGGGCCCTGGTGTTCGGTGAGCAGCACGACCAGCCCGACCACCAACAGCAGGTGGCTCAGGTGGTGGCGCAACTGGCCCAGCAAGGCCGCCTGGCCGCCGTGGTGCTGGAAATGGCGGACCGCGGCCGGACCACGGCCGCTCTGCCGCGCGATGCGACCGATGCAGCGGTGCGGGACGCCCTGGCCTGGACCAGCTGGCCCTGGGGCGTGTACGCCGACGTGGTGATGGGCGCCGTGCGCGCCGGTGTGCCGGTGCTGGGCGGCAACCTGCCGCGTGCCAGCACCCGCGCCACCATGAACGACGCCAGCCTGGACGACCTGATCGACGCCACGGTGCGCCAGCACCTGGTGCAGGCCGTGCGCGACGGCCATTGCGGCCAGTTGCCGCCAGCGCGTGAACCCGGCATGGTGCGCGTGCAGACCGCGCGCGACGATCACATGGCGCGCACGCTGGAAGAAGCCGCCGCGCAGGCCGCGCCCGGACAAGTGGTGCTGCTGCTCACCGGCATGCAGCACGCGTCGCGCGACCGGGGCGTGCCCTGGCACCTGCAGCGGCGCGGCCAACTGGGTGCGGCCGAGGTCCACGTGGTGGCGTTTGGCCCCGCGGTGCGCAACGCCGGCCTGGCGGTGGACCACGCCCAGCCGGCACGCCGGGTGGAGCGGCCTGACCCCTGCGTGGGCCTGGGTGACAAGCTGCTGGCGCCGCCTGCGGCCGCCAGCGCGGCGGCGTCGGCCGCGCGCTGA
- a CDS encoding acetyltransferase (PFAM: Acetyltransferase (GNAT) family), which produces MRIRNYQPPDRTGLIELWRRCDLLRPWNDPVKDIERKWAAQPEGLFVGDDGGEVVASMMVGYDGHRGWLNYLAVCPRHRRRGHGRALMAHAEGWLHERGCPKINLQVRAGNHPARAFYHALGFQTDEVVSLGKRLIHDQAPTVATSRATRG; this is translated from the coding sequence ATGCGCATCCGCAACTACCAGCCGCCAGACCGCACCGGGCTCATCGAGCTGTGGCGCCGTTGCGACCTGTTGCGGCCCTGGAACGACCCGGTCAAGGACATCGAACGCAAGTGGGCGGCCCAGCCCGAAGGCCTGTTCGTGGGGGACGATGGCGGCGAGGTGGTGGCGTCCATGATGGTGGGCTACGACGGCCACCGTGGCTGGCTGAACTACCTGGCGGTGTGTCCGCGCCACCGCCGACGCGGCCATGGCCGGGCGCTGATGGCCCATGCTGAAGGCTGGCTGCACGAGCGCGGCTGCCCCAAGATCAACCTGCAGGTGCGCGCCGGCAACCACCCGGCGCGGGCCTTCTACCACGCGCTGGGTTTCCAGACCGACGAGGTGGTGTCGCTGGGCAAGCGCCTGATCCACGACCAGGCGCCCACCGTGGCCACCAGCCGCGCCACGCGCGGCTGA
- a CDS encoding alanine--tRNA ligase (PFAM: DHHA1 domain; Threonyl and Alanyl tRNA synthetase second additional domain; tRNA synthetases class II (A)~TIGRFAM: alanine--tRNA ligase) — protein MKAAEIRSTFLKFFESKGHQVVASSPVVPGDDPTLLFTNAGMNQFKDVFLGFDKRAYSRATTSQKCIRAGGKHNDLDNVGYTARHHTFFEMLGNFSFGDYFKRDALKFAWELLTVHFKLPADKLWATVYAEDDEAYDIWLKDIGLPAERIVRIGDNKGARYASDNFWMMGDTGPCGPCSEIFYDHGPDVAGGPPGSPEQDGDRYIEIWNNVFMQFNRTEDGVMHPLPKPSVDTGMGLERLAAVLQHVHSNYEIDMFVRLLAAAKQAVDTAGGGDCDKDSPSLKVIADHIRACAFTVADGVIPGNEGRGYVLRRIARRAIRHGYKLGARKPFFHTLVAPLAAEMGEAYPDLARQAARVTEVLKVEEERFFQTIAHGMELLETALAQGAKQIDGATAFKLHDTFGFPVDLTGDVCRERGVTVDEVGFQAAMDGQRRQSREKAKFKMAAGLEYNGVATTFHGHEHLVCETSKVTALYVDGQSVNRAQAGDDVVVVLDHTPFYAESGGQVGDAGELRNQRARVVVEDCIKVQASVHGHQGRVLEGEVEVGDVFTARVDAPARARTMRNHSATHLMHKALREVLGAHVQQKGSLVNAERTRFDFAHNAPMTDEQVRRVEALVNDEVLANAATQAQVMALDDAQKSGAMMLFGEKYGDTVRVLSIGSSKELCGGTHVKATGDIGLFKIVAESGVAAGIRRVEALTGNNALAYLQQLESTLGGVAGALKVTPAEVPGRVSAVLDQVRALEKEMAAVKGRLASAQGDELLAQAVDVGGIKVLAAVLAGADAKTLRDTMDKLKDKLKSAAIVLAAVDGGKVQLAAGATADVMGRVKAGELVNFVAGQVGGKGGGKPDLAMAGGTDPAGLSAALASVPGWVAQKL, from the coding sequence ATGAAAGCCGCCGAGATTCGCAGCACATTCCTTAAATTCTTTGAATCCAAGGGGCACCAGGTGGTAGCCAGTTCGCCGGTGGTGCCTGGCGACGACCCGACGCTGCTGTTCACCAACGCGGGCATGAACCAGTTCAAGGACGTGTTCCTGGGCTTCGACAAGCGGGCCTACAGCCGGGCGACCACCAGCCAGAAGTGCATCCGCGCCGGCGGCAAGCACAACGACCTGGACAACGTGGGTTACACCGCGCGCCACCACACCTTCTTCGAGATGCTGGGCAACTTCAGCTTCGGCGACTACTTCAAGCGCGACGCGCTGAAGTTCGCGTGGGAGTTGCTCACCGTGCACTTCAAGCTGCCGGCCGACAAGCTGTGGGCCACGGTCTATGCCGAGGACGACGAGGCCTACGACATCTGGCTGAAGGACATCGGCCTGCCGGCCGAGCGCATCGTGCGCATCGGCGACAACAAGGGTGCGCGTTACGCCAGCGACAACTTCTGGATGATGGGCGACACCGGCCCCTGCGGCCCGTGCAGCGAGATCTTCTACGACCACGGCCCCGACGTGGCCGGCGGCCCGCCCGGCAGCCCCGAGCAGGACGGTGACCGCTACATCGAGATCTGGAACAACGTCTTCATGCAGTTCAACCGCACCGAAGACGGTGTGATGCACCCGCTGCCCAAGCCCAGCGTGGACACCGGCATGGGCCTGGAACGCCTGGCCGCGGTGCTGCAGCATGTGCACAGCAACTACGAGATCGACATGTTTGTGCGCCTGCTGGCCGCGGCCAAGCAGGCGGTGGACACGGCAGGCGGTGGCGACTGCGACAAGGACAGCCCCTCGCTGAAGGTCATTGCCGACCACATCCGCGCCTGCGCCTTCACCGTGGCCGATGGCGTGATCCCCGGCAACGAAGGCCGCGGCTACGTGCTGCGCCGCATTGCCCGCCGCGCCATCCGCCATGGCTACAAGCTGGGTGCGCGCAAGCCCTTCTTCCACACCCTGGTCGCACCCCTGGCCGCCGAGATGGGCGAGGCCTACCCCGACCTGGCGCGCCAGGCCGCGCGGGTGACCGAAGTGCTGAAGGTGGAGGAAGAGCGTTTCTTCCAGACCATCGCCCACGGCATGGAACTGCTGGAAACCGCGCTGGCCCAGGGCGCCAAGCAGATCGACGGCGCCACCGCCTTCAAGCTGCACGACACCTTCGGCTTCCCGGTGGACCTGACCGGCGACGTGTGCCGCGAACGCGGCGTCACGGTGGACGAAGTCGGCTTCCAGGCGGCCATGGACGGGCAGCGACGCCAAAGCCGCGAGAAGGCCAAGTTCAAGATGGCCGCCGGGCTGGAGTACAACGGGGTGGCCACCACCTTCCACGGCCACGAGCACCTGGTGTGCGAAACGTCCAAGGTCACCGCGCTGTACGTCGATGGCCAGTCGGTGAACCGTGCCCAGGCCGGCGACGATGTGGTGGTCGTGCTGGACCACACCCCCTTCTACGCCGAGAGCGGCGGCCAGGTGGGCGATGCGGGTGAACTGCGCAACCAGCGCGCCCGCGTGGTGGTGGAAGACTGCATCAAGGTGCAGGCCAGCGTGCACGGCCACCAGGGCCGGGTGCTGGAAGGCGAAGTGGAAGTGGGCGACGTGTTCACCGCCCGGGTGGATGCCCCCGCGCGCGCCCGCACCATGCGCAACCACAGCGCCACCCACCTGATGCACAAGGCCCTGCGCGAGGTGCTGGGTGCCCACGTGCAGCAGAAGGGCTCGCTGGTCAATGCCGAACGCACCCGCTTCGACTTTGCGCACAACGCCCCCATGACCGACGAGCAGGTGCGCCGCGTCGAGGCCCTGGTCAACGACGAGGTGCTGGCCAACGCGGCCACCCAGGCCCAGGTGATGGCGCTGGACGACGCGCAGAAAAGCGGCGCCATGATGCTGTTCGGTGAAAAGTACGGCGACACGGTTCGGGTGCTGTCCATCGGCAGCAGCAAGGAACTGTGCGGGGGCACGCATGTGAAGGCCACCGGCGACATCGGCCTGTTCAAGATCGTGGCCGAGTCCGGCGTGGCGGCGGGCATTCGCCGCGTCGAAGCCCTCACCGGCAACAACGCACTGGCCTACCTGCAGCAGCTGGAAAGCACGCTGGGTGGCGTGGCCGGCGCCTTGAAGGTCACGCCCGCCGAGGTGCCGGGCCGCGTGAGCGCGGTGCTGGACCAGGTGCGGGCGCTGGAAAAGGAAATGGCGGCCGTGAAGGGCAGGCTGGCCAGCGCCCAGGGCGACGAACTGCTGGCGCAGGCGGTGGATGTGGGGGGCATCAAGGTGCTGGCGGCGGTGCTGGCCGGTGCCGACGCCAAGACCCTGCGCGACACCATGGACAAGCTCAAGGACAAGCTGAAAAGCGCCGCCATCGTGCTGGCCGCGGTGGACGGCGGCAAGGTGCAATTGGCCGCCGGTGCCACCGCTGACGTGATGGGCCGGGTGAAGGCCGGCGAGCTGGTGAACTTCGTGGCCGGCCAGGTGGGCGGCAAGGGCGGCGGCAAACCCGACCTGGCCATGGCCGGTGGCACCGATCCGGCGGGCCTGTCCGCTGCATTGGCGTCGGTGCCGGGCTGGGTGGCGCAGAAGTTGTGA